TGTAATAATCCGGGTTTTGCAGATGGAATATAAAGCTGCTAGTCACAAACCAGGTGTGACACCAGAACGCAAGCAGTAATTTTGCCACCGAACATAAAAATGAAAATACGCAAATTCATATTAATTAGAATTACGATATTATTAATTGCTTTCATAGTAATTTACAATGGAGCGTATTATACTTTGTCGGAATATTTGCAACAAGATAGATTTAGTTTTGTTGCTGAAGTTGATAGAATTTTTGAATTAAGCTTAATGTTTTCAATTTTATTTTTACTATTTCTACTACTAGAAAGCTATATATTTAACAAACGACGACAAACTAGTTTGCGTAATGCAGCAATGATTTTCAGTTTATTTATAATCATTTTGGTTATTGCTTTGTGTTATGCGAATGGAATTTTTTACTGAAAAATAAATTATGCAAAAACTATCTTCACTCATTCTTCTGATATTTTCAATTAAATCATTTGGACAAACTCTGAAAGATTGCTCGACTTGCTCAACAAAAATTATTAAAGAAGAACAAGTCAAAGGTTTAAGTATAGATGAAATTAGACTTTTAACAAACGACTTATTTGCAAGAGAAGGGTACCTTTTTACAAATTTAAAATTTCAGGACTATTTTGCAGACAAAAGCTGGTATAAGCCTGTAAAAAATAATTCAGACATTAAGTTTAACGATATTGAAAAGCAAAACATTAAACTTTTTCAGGCCAAAGTGAAAAATTTAGAAGAACAACGAAAAGGCATAGTTGCACAATTAAAACTATTCAAAAATAATGTTCTATTAAAAGACAATCTAAACCTACAAAAGTATTTTAGCTATAAAGCAGAAGATAAGTACGACACCGAATATTTGCTAAGTGTTATGAAAAAGATAGACTTAGAAGATATCAATTGGTATAAAAATGAGGGTATTCATAAAGTACTAGTCGATAATGGTTTTGTTGTAATAGAGTATAGTGTTAAGATTGAAAATGATAAGGTTTCTATTTACTATAATTTTATGTCAAATTCTGAAATTATCAAAGACCTTGACATTTATACAGATTATCATTCAGAAGGTGAACATCTATATAATTGGCAATTTGAATATAAAAATAACCAACTAAATTTTATAAGATTAGCAGTAGCCGGATAATAAAAACACAAAATGAAAATATTCAATTAGTACAGATTTAAAAAGAATCTTCACAAATATCAAATTATTCAGGACTAATTTATAACTGCTTAAATTAACATTGTCTTTTTTTTAAAATTTGCATGCTAACAGATGGTTAGTGATCATAAAAAATGTATTAAAGTGAATAAATATGTAAAAGGTTGTTTGTTTTTTTTAGGAATAGCTGTAATTATTATTTTAATGTTAGTTGGCTGGATCTATTATGGTATGGTTACAAGTAATGAAAGACAAAATCAAGATGATAAAGATTGTGAAAATATTGTGTTCATAACGGATAACCCATTGATTGTAATTGAAAATGCGACAGCGTCATATAATGCCGATATTAATTTAATCTTAATGGATAAAAATGACACTATCGAAAAGAAGGTAATACGTAATATGGCTTATAATAAAATTGAATTTAATATTCCTTTTAAAAAGTTTAAAAAGACAGATAAAATTTTAATTGTAACTAAAAACAAAAATTACATTATTTCTCAAATGGGATATTTTAATGATGGACATTGGGGAATGTTTGGCTATTTAGGAGGGAAGTGTGAGTTTTTTTATAATAGCGAATTAGCTAAAAAATAAAAAAGAACCCTGGGCTTGCAATTGTAAATTTCGATTGTTTTAAACTATATGAAAGAATTTTAAAATGAAGAAAACAATCATTATATCAGTTTTATTTGCATTCTATGCTTGTGCAAACAAAACACCTAAAGTAACAGAAAATCAATCGTTGCAAAAAAATACCTCGGCCCATACATTTCATTCAAAAAGAATTAGAGATAGCATTTTTTACAATGTAATCGAAATAACTGATAATGATGTGGTAAAAAACGGCACTAAGTATCTTTTTAATGTGGAAATTCCAAAATCAGAAGAAACACCCGTATTATTTGTTTCAGCAAGAGTTCCATTAGAAATTTTGTCGGGAATTTATCCCGAATTTCCAAAGTTGATAGTAATAGCGCCCAATTGGAATCTTTACGATGAAGTTTCAAAACAAATGCCATCTGATATTGGCTGTGCAGAACCAAGAACGAGTACTGTTATTTATGAATTTAACAGAGAGAACAAAATGTTATTGAAAGACAGTATCATTGTCATGGACACTTTTCCTGAAATGAGATTTAAAACAACAAGTAAATGAAAAAACTAATCCCAATTTTAATCCTGTTAAATGTAATTTTTATCAGTTGTAAACAAGAAACAAAGACACTTACAATTGAGCCTGAAAAAGCAAAAACAATTGAGCCGAAAAAGGAAAGTTTACAAATAACGGATATTGATTCTTCGCAATTTCCAAAATCATTAAAATACGAGGGATTCATAAAAAATGCCGTTCGTTGGAAAGATAAATTAGGTGATAATATTGTAATAACCACAGAAACAGGGAGCCACAGAAATGAAAAATTTCAGCATGAGTTTGATGATAGCGGAGATGCTGAATTATTTGCTCATCATTTTTTAGTAAAAAATAACCAGGTAATTCAAATCTGGAAAGTATATGATTACATCGATGATTGTCCGGTGGATATTGTGGCATCATTTGTCAAAAACTCCTTTAAGATTACCGATTTAGATAATAATGGAATTGCTGAAATTTGGTTAATGTACAAAATTGTATGTCATGGAGATGTGAGTCCTTGCGAAATGAAAATTATCATGTATGAAGGAAAACAAAAATTTGCCATGCATGGCGAAAACAAAGTTCAAACAGGAATTGATGATAATGGAGAAAAAACTTTTGAAGGGGGCAACTATAAACTTGATGCAGCATTTGAAATAGGCCCGAAAGTTTTTAAAGATTTTGCATTAAACTTATGGAATAAAAACATCATTTAATGCTTTTTGAATACTTTGATTAATATTGATTATACAACTGATTGACGAAAAAAACGGAGTAAAAAAACGCATTGATAGTACAAAAAAAACGGATATACAGAGTTGGGTTTTGTTGTAGAAAAGAAATAATTTTTCATAAACCTGCTTTCCGGAATTAAAAAAACAATTGACTAACAACTAAAAGAAGAACAATGAAAAATAACCCGATATTATTTTTATCAATTATAACCCTCTTAAGTTTCGTTTTACAATCTTGTGAGAATAAAACAAAAAGTACTGCCGGGATAAAAAAAATAAATCAAAATAAATCTGATACTAAACAAACTGGTGCTAAAATTATTCAGGCTAAAGAAGAAGTTTTTAAAGATACTTTTGAATTTGTAGAATACAATGACGATTTTGACTATACATCTATTCAGGTAAAAAAAGAAAATGAGTTACTCGGTTTTGTAAATGATAAAAATGATGACAGGAGTTTATTAAGAGGTGATATTTGTGAAATTCAGTGGAAAAAAGACACCATTTATGTTGCAGGAGATGGAGATACTCCAATGCTTGAGGATTGGTTGATTTCTGTGAGGAAAATTAAAGACGGAAATGTTTCTAAAATGAGAAAAGAGTATAAAAAGGAACTAAAATATCATTGGAGTAAAGAGGATAATTATTCGCAGAGCTTTTTAGACAAAATCTATCTATTGACGGAATATTACATTGCCAACTCAAAAAACGAACTTTTGCAACTTCATATCAAAAATAAAGAGCAAATTAATTATTCAATAGAAAATCAAAAAAGGGAAGACAGGGATTTTACAATTATGGGAATTGGTTACGAATTTGAGAATCGTTCCAATATTTTTCAATGGCTGTATTATGATAACGAAAATGGGAAACTTTACGAGTATGACTTGCCAAATGATGCATTAAATGAATTTAATTAAAAACTTTCGTTAACAATCATAATCACTAACTTAGGATGAATAAAATTTTAACAGTGCTTACAATTTTACCGTTCATGATTTCTTGTCAAAACAAGCAAGAACAAGAAGAAGATGATTTAAAAGAACTTCAAAAGCAACCTATAGAATTTAACGAAAAAATTGTAGACTTCGTTATTGAAAATTCTAATGACAAGTTTATTGAACTTCCAAATTTATACAATTCATTGCCGAAAGAAATGGTGCCAAATGACAAAGATGAAAAACTCATATTGGTTCAGATTTTGAAAAGAAAAGGTTTTGAAATTACAAATTGGGAACGTGGAAATCATCCATTGGGGCCAAGAATAGTTGTATTTAATTTAAAGAAAGATCGTTGTGAATGTGAAGTGCAGAAAATATATTATTCTACTGATGCTTTGCCGGAAGAAATTTATAAGACAACTGAAAGAATTAAATGTAAAAAGGAACCAAAGACAAAGTAAAATAAACTTATTTTTTTAAATTTTATCATTAGATGTATTACGCTAACCAAAATCACGATGAAATATACAGTTCTTTTATTCAGCTTTGTTTTTTGCCTGTTTCCGTTTAAAGATTTTGATATACAATGGGTTGAAAATCTTGACGGCGATTTTTCTTTTTCAAAAACACACAGTTTAAAATGCGAAGCCTGGTGTTATGAGTATTCTGGTGCTACAGAATTGGTAGCAAAACGATTGAGTAAAGACACGATCGAATGTTATACTTTGGCCAATACCGCGACACATTCTACGCTTAATTTTTATATTATTAAGAATGTCATCAGTAATCCACGCATTGAATTAAATAGTATTGTTGATGGAAAATTAACCTATTTGTGTAATGAGGGAAATATAAAAATTGACAAAAAAGCAATGCAAAAAGGAATCTTAAAAGCTCAATTTGATA
The sequence above is drawn from the Flavobacterium sp. N2038 genome and encodes:
- a CDS encoding YARHG domain-containing protein yields the protein MQKLSSLILLIFSIKSFGQTLKDCSTCSTKIIKEEQVKGLSIDEIRLLTNDLFAREGYLFTNLKFQDYFADKSWYKPVKNNSDIKFNDIEKQNIKLFQAKVKNLEEQRKGIVAQLKLFKNNVLLKDNLNLQKYFSYKAEDKYDTEYLLSVMKKIDLEDINWYKNEGIHKVLVDNGFVVIEYSVKIENDKVSIYYNFMSNSEIIKDLDIYTDYHSEGEHLYNWQFEYKNNQLNFIRLAVAG
- a CDS encoding M949_RS01915 family surface polysaccharide biosynthesis protein; its protein translation is MKKLIPILILLNVIFISCKQETKTLTIEPEKAKTIEPKKESLQITDIDSSQFPKSLKYEGFIKNAVRWKDKLGDNIVITTETGSHRNEKFQHEFDDSGDAELFAHHFLVKNNQVIQIWKVYDYIDDCPVDIVASFVKNSFKITDLDNNGIAEIWLMYKIVCHGDVSPCEMKIIMYEGKQKFAMHGENKVQTGIDDNGEKTFEGGNYKLDAAFEIGPKVFKDFALNLWNKNII